The following are encoded together in the Fundulus heteroclitus isolate FHET01 chromosome 19, MU-UCD_Fhet_4.1, whole genome shotgun sequence genome:
- the ganc gene encoding neutral alpha-glucosidase C isoform X1 yields the protein MAGEREPVFSVIPEDEGKEKFKKSENVAFYRRQTQGPNLKHRLLLDTLVLTEKGVNFDLVEDNTETRLVLSLSPCKNDVVRIVIDEAQPIKARYRVPDVLTGEPQSEQLRVDSQTKDSVTLSWSSGHYQVRAWHFPFRLEVLCDQEVMVTFNSKDKLWFEILQNPPSELQEDKTCSMWKEMFRKFVDIKANGPSSLGADLCLHGFQHVYGLPEHPDRLRLRDTSDGEPYRLYNLDVFAADLYCRLGLYGSVPLLVAHKPDRTVGVFWLNASDTFVNVQYSPTDHQGDQTPPVKRRRLRPQTDVRWLSESGVIDCMILLGPRPQQLFKQYAQLTGAYGEVRFFGTLCIDKQSLPKKYFFPPQFSHLGYQALPPLFSLGYHQCRWNYNDEADVKAVDAGFDRHKIPYDVIWLDIEHTDGKRYFTWDPALFPKPACLQHHLEKKKRKMVVISDPHIKVDPDWSLYREATDGGHFVKDREGQIYRGTCWPGESSYLDFSRPATRAWYSRCFSLDKYKGSTASLFVWNDMNEPSVFNGPEQTMPKDAVHHGGWEHRDLHNLYGFYQHMATVDGLMTRSGGSERPFVLSRSYFAGSQRLGAVWTGDNIASWEYLKISIPMVLSLSLAGIAFCGADVGGFVKDPDPELLVRWYQAAALQPFFRGHSAKDTKRREPWLFGEEVTAAIRTAIQERYCLLPYWYTLFHYAHTSGMPPVRPLWVEFPKDEGTFTEDNHYMIGGALFACPVTEPGAQAINVSLPGSAEIWYDICSAKAYRGGKSLSLPVNLDTVPVFQRGGSVVCRSVGSGTCTADYQKLPLSVTVALNSQGCADGELYLDDGHSFRYRDRKAFCLRRFSMLSGRLLCRPASEEGGFDCETVVQSVNILGVKNKPSTVTVHVSGAEAISAPFEVLEARCMLTLNNLNLRVGMDWEIRIN from the exons ATGGCGGGAGAGCGCGAGCCCGTGTTTAG TGTCATCCCTGAGGATGAGGGGAAGGAAAAGTTCAAAAAAAGTGAGAATGTTGCTTTTTACAG GCGACAGACCCAGGGTCCGAACCTGAAACATCGACTTCTACTGGATACCCTTGTGCTCACCGAGAAAGGCGTGAACTTTGACCTTGTGGAAGATAACACAGAG ACCAGACTTGTTCTGTCTTTGTCACCTTGCAAAAATGACGTCGTAAGGATCGTAATAGACGAGGCCCAGCCCATTAAGGCGCGCTACCGAGTTCCAGATGTGCTCACTGGGGAACCTCAGAGTGAACA GTTGAGAGTGGATAGCCAGACTAAGGACTCCGTCACCCTTTCCTGGTCTTCAGGACATTACCAGGTCCGCGCGTGGCACTTCCCCTTCCGACTAGAGGTTCTGTGTGATCAGGAAGTGATGGTTACCTTCAACTCTAAGGACAAACTGTGGTTTGAAATCTTGCAGAATCCGCCCAG TGAG CTTCAAGAGGACAAAACATGTTCCATGTGGAAGGAAATGTTTAGGAAGTTTGTGGACATCAAAGCAAATG GTCCCAGCAGCCTCGGCGCAGACCTCTGCCTTCACGGATTTCAGCACGTCTACGGTCTGCCAGAACACCCCGACAGGCTGCGGCTCAGAGACACTAG TGACGGCGAACCTTATCGGTTATACAACTTGGACGTCTTTGCCGCCGACCTGTACTGCCGGCTCGGCTTGTACGGATCCGTGCCCCTGCTAGTGGCTCACAAACCAGACAGGACCGTCGGTGTGTTTTGGCTGAATGCGTCAGACACTTTTGTGAACGTACAGTACTCCCCTACTGACCATCag GGTGATCAGACCCCACCGGTGAAAAGGAGGCGGCTGCGGCCTCAGACTGACGTCCGCTGGCTCTCGGAGAGCGGCGTGATAGACTGCATGATTCTGCTCGGGCCCAGACCCCAACAGCTCTTCAAACAGTACGCTCAGCTTACAGGTGCGTACGGGGAGGTCCGTTTTTTTGGAACATTGTGTATTGATAAACAAAGCctaccaaaaaaatatttttttcccccccaatttTCACATTTAGGATATCAAGCCTTGCCTCCGCTGTTTTCCCTCGGGTACCACCAGTGCCGCTGGAACTACAACGACGAGGCTGATGTGAAGGCTGTGGATGCTGGATTCGATCGCCACAAGATCCCTTATGATGTCATCTGGCTGGATATCGAGCACACGGACGGGAAACGTTACTTCACCTGGGACCCCGCTCTTTTTCCCAAACCTGCGTGTTTGCAGCACCATTTGGAGAAAAAGAAGCGGAAG ATGGTCGTGATAAGTGATCCACATATTAAGGTTGACCCTGATTGGTCGCTCTACCGTGAAGCCACAGATGGGGGACATTTTGTGAAGGACAGAGAGGGACAGATCTATCGGGGCACCTGCTGGCCAG GCGAGTCCTCGTATCTTGACTTCAGCCGTCCTGCGACCAGAGCGTGGTACTCCAGGTGCTTCAGCTTAGATAAATACAAA GGGTCGACGGCGTCGCTGTTTGTGTGGAACGACATGAACGAGCCGTCTGTTTTCAACGGGCCGGAGCAGACGATGCCAAAGGACGCGGTGCACCATGGAGGCTGGGAGCATCGGGATTTACATAACCTGTACGGCTTTTACCAG CACATGGCCACAGTGGACGGCCTTATGACCCGCTCAGGAGGCTCAGAGAGGCCGTTCGTTCTTTCACGCTCCTACTTCGCGGGGTCACAGAGGTTAG GAGCAGTGTGGACAGGTGACAACATAGCCAGCTGGGAGTATCTGAAGATTTCAATTCCAATGGTTTTGTCTCTGAGCTTGGCAGGCATTGCATTCTGTGGAG CTGATGTTGGTGGGTTTGTTAAGGATCCAGACCCAGAGTTGTTGGTGCGCTGGTACCAGGCCGCTGCCCTGCAACCATTCTTCCGAGGCCACTCTGCAAAAGACACAAAGCGGCGTGAGCCGTGGCTTTTTGGGGAAGAGGTCACCGCTGCGATCCGCACTGCCATCCAAGAACG GTACTGTTTGTTGCCGTACTGGTACACTCTCTTCCACTATGCCCACACCTCTGGCATGCCTCCAGTCAG ACCTCTGTGGGTGGAGTTCCCTAAAGATGAGGGCACCTTCACTGAGGATAATCATTACATGATTG GGGGAGCTTTGTTCGCCTGTCCTGTGACGGAACCAGGTGCTCAGGCAATCAACGTCTCACTACCTGGATCTGCTGAG ATTTGGTATGATATCTGCTCTGCAAAGGCGTACAGAGGAGGCAAGAGCTTGAGTCTTCCAGTCAACCTGGACACT GTTCCAGTGTTTCAGCGTGGCGGCTCGGTGGTCTGTAGATCAGTGGGAAGCGGCACATGTACAGCCGACTACCAGAAGCTACCTCTGAGTGTCACTGTGGCCCTAAACTCCCAG GGCTGCGCCGACGGGGAATTGTACCTCGATGACGGCCACTCCTTCAGATACCGTGACAGAAAGGCCTTCTGCCTGCGAAGGTTCAGCATGCTGTCGGGCCGTCTGCTCTGCCG TCCAGCCAGCGAAGAAGGAGGATTTGACTGCGAGACTGTCGTACAGTCGGTTAACATCCTGGGAGTGAAGAACAAGCCGTCCACAGTGACTGTCCACGTGTCAG GCGCTGAAGCCATTTCTGCTCCCTTTGAGGTCCTGGAGGCCAGATGCATGCTGACACTGAACAACCTGAACCTCAGAGTGGGGATGGACTGGGAGATACGGATCAATTAA
- the ganc gene encoding neutral alpha-glucosidase C isoform X2, translating into MAGEREPVFSVIPEDEGKEKFKKSENVAFYRRQTQGPNLKHRLLLDTLVLTEKGVNFDLVEDNTETRLVLSLSPCKNDVVRIVIDEAQPIKARYRVPDVLTGEPQSEQLRVDSQTKDSVTLSWSSGHYQVRAWHFPFRLEVLCDQEVMVTFNSKDKLWFEILQNPPSELQEDKTCSMWKEMFRKFVDIKANGPSSLGADLCLHGFQHVYGLPEHPDRLRLRDTSDGEPYRLYNLDVFAADLYCRLGLYGSVPLLVAHKPDRTVGVFWLNASDTFVNVQYSPTDHQGDQTPPVKRRRLRPQTDVRWLSESGVIDCMILLGPRPQQLFKQYAQLTGYQALPPLFSLGYHQCRWNYNDEADVKAVDAGFDRHKIPYDVIWLDIEHTDGKRYFTWDPALFPKPACLQHHLEKKKRKMVVISDPHIKVDPDWSLYREATDGGHFVKDREGQIYRGTCWPGESSYLDFSRPATRAWYSRCFSLDKYKGSTASLFVWNDMNEPSVFNGPEQTMPKDAVHHGGWEHRDLHNLYGFYQHMATVDGLMTRSGGSERPFVLSRSYFAGSQRLGAVWTGDNIASWEYLKISIPMVLSLSLAGIAFCGADVGGFVKDPDPELLVRWYQAAALQPFFRGHSAKDTKRREPWLFGEEVTAAIRTAIQERYCLLPYWYTLFHYAHTSGMPPVRPLWVEFPKDEGTFTEDNHYMIGGALFACPVTEPGAQAINVSLPGSAEIWYDICSAKAYRGGKSLSLPVNLDTVPVFQRGGSVVCRSVGSGTCTADYQKLPLSVTVALNSQGCADGELYLDDGHSFRYRDRKAFCLRRFSMLSGRLLCRPASEEGGFDCETVVQSVNILGVKNKPSTVTVHVSGAEAISAPFEVLEARCMLTLNNLNLRVGMDWEIRIN; encoded by the exons ATGGCGGGAGAGCGCGAGCCCGTGTTTAG TGTCATCCCTGAGGATGAGGGGAAGGAAAAGTTCAAAAAAAGTGAGAATGTTGCTTTTTACAG GCGACAGACCCAGGGTCCGAACCTGAAACATCGACTTCTACTGGATACCCTTGTGCTCACCGAGAAAGGCGTGAACTTTGACCTTGTGGAAGATAACACAGAG ACCAGACTTGTTCTGTCTTTGTCACCTTGCAAAAATGACGTCGTAAGGATCGTAATAGACGAGGCCCAGCCCATTAAGGCGCGCTACCGAGTTCCAGATGTGCTCACTGGGGAACCTCAGAGTGAACA GTTGAGAGTGGATAGCCAGACTAAGGACTCCGTCACCCTTTCCTGGTCTTCAGGACATTACCAGGTCCGCGCGTGGCACTTCCCCTTCCGACTAGAGGTTCTGTGTGATCAGGAAGTGATGGTTACCTTCAACTCTAAGGACAAACTGTGGTTTGAAATCTTGCAGAATCCGCCCAG TGAG CTTCAAGAGGACAAAACATGTTCCATGTGGAAGGAAATGTTTAGGAAGTTTGTGGACATCAAAGCAAATG GTCCCAGCAGCCTCGGCGCAGACCTCTGCCTTCACGGATTTCAGCACGTCTACGGTCTGCCAGAACACCCCGACAGGCTGCGGCTCAGAGACACTAG TGACGGCGAACCTTATCGGTTATACAACTTGGACGTCTTTGCCGCCGACCTGTACTGCCGGCTCGGCTTGTACGGATCCGTGCCCCTGCTAGTGGCTCACAAACCAGACAGGACCGTCGGTGTGTTTTGGCTGAATGCGTCAGACACTTTTGTGAACGTACAGTACTCCCCTACTGACCATCag GGTGATCAGACCCCACCGGTGAAAAGGAGGCGGCTGCGGCCTCAGACTGACGTCCGCTGGCTCTCGGAGAGCGGCGTGATAGACTGCATGATTCTGCTCGGGCCCAGACCCCAACAGCTCTTCAAACAGTACGCTCAGCTTACAG GATATCAAGCCTTGCCTCCGCTGTTTTCCCTCGGGTACCACCAGTGCCGCTGGAACTACAACGACGAGGCTGATGTGAAGGCTGTGGATGCTGGATTCGATCGCCACAAGATCCCTTATGATGTCATCTGGCTGGATATCGAGCACACGGACGGGAAACGTTACTTCACCTGGGACCCCGCTCTTTTTCCCAAACCTGCGTGTTTGCAGCACCATTTGGAGAAAAAGAAGCGGAAG ATGGTCGTGATAAGTGATCCACATATTAAGGTTGACCCTGATTGGTCGCTCTACCGTGAAGCCACAGATGGGGGACATTTTGTGAAGGACAGAGAGGGACAGATCTATCGGGGCACCTGCTGGCCAG GCGAGTCCTCGTATCTTGACTTCAGCCGTCCTGCGACCAGAGCGTGGTACTCCAGGTGCTTCAGCTTAGATAAATACAAA GGGTCGACGGCGTCGCTGTTTGTGTGGAACGACATGAACGAGCCGTCTGTTTTCAACGGGCCGGAGCAGACGATGCCAAAGGACGCGGTGCACCATGGAGGCTGGGAGCATCGGGATTTACATAACCTGTACGGCTTTTACCAG CACATGGCCACAGTGGACGGCCTTATGACCCGCTCAGGAGGCTCAGAGAGGCCGTTCGTTCTTTCACGCTCCTACTTCGCGGGGTCACAGAGGTTAG GAGCAGTGTGGACAGGTGACAACATAGCCAGCTGGGAGTATCTGAAGATTTCAATTCCAATGGTTTTGTCTCTGAGCTTGGCAGGCATTGCATTCTGTGGAG CTGATGTTGGTGGGTTTGTTAAGGATCCAGACCCAGAGTTGTTGGTGCGCTGGTACCAGGCCGCTGCCCTGCAACCATTCTTCCGAGGCCACTCTGCAAAAGACACAAAGCGGCGTGAGCCGTGGCTTTTTGGGGAAGAGGTCACCGCTGCGATCCGCACTGCCATCCAAGAACG GTACTGTTTGTTGCCGTACTGGTACACTCTCTTCCACTATGCCCACACCTCTGGCATGCCTCCAGTCAG ACCTCTGTGGGTGGAGTTCCCTAAAGATGAGGGCACCTTCACTGAGGATAATCATTACATGATTG GGGGAGCTTTGTTCGCCTGTCCTGTGACGGAACCAGGTGCTCAGGCAATCAACGTCTCACTACCTGGATCTGCTGAG ATTTGGTATGATATCTGCTCTGCAAAGGCGTACAGAGGAGGCAAGAGCTTGAGTCTTCCAGTCAACCTGGACACT GTTCCAGTGTTTCAGCGTGGCGGCTCGGTGGTCTGTAGATCAGTGGGAAGCGGCACATGTACAGCCGACTACCAGAAGCTACCTCTGAGTGTCACTGTGGCCCTAAACTCCCAG GGCTGCGCCGACGGGGAATTGTACCTCGATGACGGCCACTCCTTCAGATACCGTGACAGAAAGGCCTTCTGCCTGCGAAGGTTCAGCATGCTGTCGGGCCGTCTGCTCTGCCG TCCAGCCAGCGAAGAAGGAGGATTTGACTGCGAGACTGTCGTACAGTCGGTTAACATCCTGGGAGTGAAGAACAAGCCGTCCACAGTGACTGTCCACGTGTCAG GCGCTGAAGCCATTTCTGCTCCCTTTGAGGTCCTGGAGGCCAGATGCATGCTGACACTGAACAACCTGAACCTCAGAGTGGGGATGGACTGGGAGATACGGATCAATTAA